From Mercenaria mercenaria strain notata chromosome 17, MADL_Memer_1, whole genome shotgun sequence, the proteins below share one genomic window:
- the LOC123536302 gene encoding uncharacterized protein LOC123536302 yields MAFPPIEPLPEINIWEKKKDKTAYLHKPPTIQPNYGQRGKHSLLPKTNIARVLLYENTMQDNVLDVQLKYLKHQRRSFRFSHRKHRYAFIDSLNHRRKWHEMWEAGYQRMKDAFIAKYGTRYMPVPTPEPEVDPFTIYARLAPPINVLCFYLDSQEPKQTKKEKPKDAQKTLLPPHKPSMDEYLHDHERLINNQDSELRLYTRSTEDPRFRRLEEVLAPPLFRTDGYNQLSPGYCKADAKVKKWAAVRHRGIVLPRFYTRHQVASRDSARSKPLSGKDSVQKDSTFPVIEDDRSSLSELSSRGSAKT; encoded by the coding sequence ATGGCGTTTCCACCCATCGAACCATTACCTGAAATTAACATTTGGGAGAAGAAGAAAGACAAAACAGCGTACCTTCATAAGCCTCCAACCATACAACCAAATTATGGACAAAGGGGAAAACACAGTTTACTTCCAAAAACAAACATTGCCAGAGTGCTGTTGTACGAAAACACCATGCAAGACAATGTATTAGATGTTCAGCTTAAATACCTTAAACACCAAAGACGCAGTTTCCGGTTTTCACACCGCAAACACAGATATGCTTTTATAGATTCGCTCAATCATCGCCGGAAGTGGCATGAAATGTGGGAGGCTGGTTACCAGCGTATGAAAGACGCCTTCATTGCGAAATATGGAACGCGTTATATGCCAGTACCAACACCGGAACCGGAAGTAGACCCATTTACCATTTATGCACGATTAGCTCCACCAATAAATGTTCTATGCTTTTATCTGGATTCACAAGAACCGAAacaaacgaaaaaagaaaaaccaaaagaTGCGCAGAAAACATTACTCCCGCCGCACAAACCAAGTATGGATGAATACCTGCACGATCATGAACGTTTGATAAATAATCAAGACAGTGAACTGAGGCTGTATACACGCTCAACTGAAGATCCTAGGTTCAGAAGGCTGGAAGAAGTTCTAGCTCCTCCACTTTTCCGTACAGATGGCTACAATCAGCTTAGCCCGGGCTACTGTAAAGCTGATGCTAAAGTGAAGAAGTGGGCAGCTGTAAGGCATAGGGGCATAGTCTTGCCGAGATTTTATACACGACATCAAGTCGCTTCAAGGGACTCTGCAAGGTCAAAACCACTCAGTGGTAAAGATTCAGTACAGAAAGATTCAACTTTTCCAGTCATCGAGGACGATCGCTCGAGCCTTTCAGAACTGTCTTCTAGAGGTTCAGCAAAAACGTAA
- the LOC123536303 gene encoding uncharacterized protein LOC123536303 has product MARPSGGKNNSLKQPKEEINIKYMHRPPLIAPNYGSQKKSLLPKSKVSRVLLYDNATQEHMLDIKLAHINIEKERISRLINLHQRSFTLRMNKRQQQKLALTAGSRNKTKNAVNSSTVETTRERSTLRPQSFPMDMNQDTINEVSKSQDQSDSLGGMKLPVIDTDKRHVIFKVKAKSGKTEVYHTIDDDGFLSDLIPMHSFYPKLTDDPRFRSLQNILVPSETGTSQEFL; this is encoded by the coding sequence ATGGCTAGACCTAGCGGCGGTAAAAACAACAGTCTAAAGCAACCAAAAGAAGAAATCAATATCAAGTACATGCATAGACCTCCTCTCATAGCTCCAAATTACGGCAGCCAGAAAAAGTCCCTATTGCCGAAATCAAAAGTATCAAGAGTTCTTCTTTATGACAATGCCACCCAGGAGCATATGTTAGACATTAAATTAGCACATATCAATATTGAGAAAGAAAGAATAAGTAGACTGATCAATTTGCATCAGCGTTCTTTCACCTTGCGGATGAATAAAAGACAACAGCAGAAACTGGCGTTAACTGCTGGAAGTAGGAATAAAACTAAGAATGCTGTTAATAGTTCCACAGTAGAGACCACACGCGAACGCTCGACATTAAGACCGCAGTCATTTCCAATGGATATGAATCAAGATACAATCAATGAAGTTTCAAAGAGCCAAGACCAAAGCGATAGTCTCGGAGGAATGAAGCTTCCGGTCATAGATACGGACAAACGTCACGTGATCTTCAAAGTGAAAGCAAAGTCTGGTAAAACGGAAGTGTACCATACGATAGATGATGATGGTTTTCTCTCGGACTTGATACCAATGCATTCATTCTACCCAAAGTTAACCGATGACCCTAGATTTAGaagtttacaaaacattttggTGCCATCAGAAACAGGAACCTCTCAGGAATTTCTCTGA
- the LOC123536300 gene encoding transmembrane protein 53-like produces the protein MMRTWLYLRPVQKNLSSLGFVRLLSSLPKISAKDVNKNVRIFQHVTPSSSPRPLVLLFGWLFAKPKHLKKFVDMYNQQGFDVISVQVFLRQLLKPKRVQSLMRDVIDLCDQEERKYQQMLVHSLSVGGYMYGEVLTNFEKYPDKYGDVSRRLRGQIFDSVIDFYGIPGGIARAITHNKSIGNKIDTTLEWYLKKFPSITSDYVKASEAFHDNKLQLPSIFLYSVSDPVCNPEHYEELAAEWRNAGLYATSRFWDDTPHVSTFKKHNKEYTQTVVDFIRHTGVTDASNIKVRTEPPIDEMELLAKGKIVSP, from the exons ATGATGCGGACATGGCTGTACCTTCGACCAGTACAGAAG AACCTTTCAAGTTTGGGATTTGTTCGTTTATTGAGTTCTCTGCCAAAAATAAGTGCCAAAGACGTGAACAAAAATGTGAGGATATTTCAGCACGTGACCCCGTCGTCAAGTCCACGACCCCTAGTATTACTGTTTGGCTGGCTGTTCGCTAAACCGAAACATCTGAAAAAATTCGTAGACATGTATAATCAGCAGGGCTTTGACGTTATATCCGTGCAG GTATTCCTGCGACAGCTTCTTAAACCGAAGCGGGTCCAATCTTTGATGCGAGATGTCATTGACCTTTGCGACCAAGAAGAGAGAAAATACCAGCAAATGCTTGTCCACTCCTTGTCCGTCGGCGGATACATGTACGGAGAGGTTTtgaccaattttgaaaaatatccgGACAAATACGGTGACGTTAGTCGGCGTTTACGAGGGCAAATTTTCGACAGCGTCATAGATTTCTATGGAATTCCAGGCGGCATTGCAAGGGCAATAACTCATAACAAATCTATCGGGAACAAAATAGACACAACTTTAGAATGGTACTTGAAAAAATTCCCCTCAATTACAAGTGATTACGTGAAAGCTTCTGAAGCTTTCCATGACAACAAATTACAGTTACCAAGTATATTCCTATACTCAGTCAGTGACCCAGTCTGCAATCCGGAGCACTATGAAGAACTTGCAGCCGAGTGGCGCAACGCTGGCTTGTACGCTACTTCTCGTTTTTGGGACGACACGCCGCATGTGAGCACGTTCAAGAAACATAACAAAGAGTACACACAAACTGTAGTAGACTTCATAAGACACACTGGAGTGACAGATGCTAGTAACATCAAAGTGAGAACCGAACCGCCTATTGACGAAATGGAATTACTTGCCAAAGGAAAGATTGTCAGTCCATAA